DNA from Halogeometricum sp. S1BR25-6:
ACGAGTACCCGCGGTACACCGGAGATGTTCCCGACGCCGTCGCGGACTGACGCCGCCGGCCGGTTCGACCGGCTGTCAGTCGCCCTGCTGCTCGGCGCGGTGCTTTTGTGCTACTATCTCGTCCCCCTGCTGTCGCTCCTGGTCGCCCAGTCGCCCGCGGCCGTCCTCCGCCGCCTGTCCGACCCCGCCGTCGTCTCCGCCGCGAGCACGTCGCTCGCCGCCTCGACGGTCAGCGCGGCCGTCGCCACGGTGTTCGGCCTGCCCCTCGCCTACTGGCTGGCGCGCGCGGACGGACGCGCCGCGACGCTCGTCACCGCCGTCGTCGTCCTTCCCCTCGTCCTCCCGCCCATCGTCAGCGGCATGGTGCTTCTCACCGTCGTCGGCCCCGGCACGTTTCTCGGAGACCTCGGGGCGTCGGCCGGCGTTCCCCTCACCCGCTCGCTCGCCGGCGTCGTGTTGGCCCAGACGTTCGTCGCCTCGCCGTTCGTCGTCGTCACGGCGAAGTCGGCCTTCGAGGGCGTTGACCGGAGCCTCGAACACGCCTCGCGGTCGCTCGGGAAGAGCCGTCTGTCGACTGTTCGGCGCGTGACGCTCCCGCTAGCGTGGCCGGGCGTCGTCGCCGGCATCACGCTCGCGTTCGCCCGCTCGATGGGCGAGTTCGGGGCGACCATCATGCTCGCGTACTACCCGCGGACGATGCCGGTCCAGATATGGGTCTCCTTCTCGACGCTCGGTCTGGAGAACGCCTTCCCCGTCGCCGTCGTCCTCCTCGGCGTCGCCGTCGCCACGCTCGTCGCGCTGAACGCCCTCGGCACCAATCCCTTGGAGTGAGATGCTGGAACTGACCGGACTGCGGAAGTCCTACGCCGGGTTCGAGTTCGGGCCGGCGGACCTCGCCGTCGACTCGGAGGTGCTCTGCGTGCTCGGCCCCTCCGGGAGCGGGAAGACGACGCTGCTCTCCGTAGTCGCGGGCATCCTCTCGCCCGACGCCGGCCGCGTCTCGCTCGACGGGAGACGACTCGACGGGCTGCCGCCGGAGCGGCGCCGCACGGGAATCGTGTTTCAGGACGGCGCGCTGTTCCCCCACATGACCGCCCGCGAGAACGTCGCCTACGCGGCGGACGGCGACGATTCCGTCGAGGAACTCGCGGACCTCTTGGAGATACGCGACGCGCTGGACCGCAAGCCGGCGGCGCTCTCCGGCGGGGAGCGACAGCGCGTCGCCCTCGCCCGCACCCTCGCCGCCGACCCGGACGCTCTCCTCCTCGACGAACCGCTGTCGAGCCTCGACGCGCCCATCCGCAACCGCCTCCGCGACGAACTCCACGACCTGTTCGACTCGCTCGACGTTCCCGTCGTCTACGTCACGCACGACCAGCGCACGGCGACGGCGCTCGGCGACCGCATCGCCGTCCTCCGCGACGGGACCGTCGAACAGGTGGGGACGCCCGCGGACGTGCTCGACCGGCCGCGGAGCGAGTTCGTCGCCCGGTTCACCGGTACCGACAACCTGTTCGACGCGACGGTGACGGGCCGGGCGGACGGCGGGGACGGGAGCGACGCCGGCGACGAGGTCCGTCTCCGCGTCGGTGACCTCCGACTCCGGGCGGCGGCCCCGCCCGGCGCGCCGGCCGAGGGGGACGTCGTCGCCTGCGTTCGCCCCTCGCGCGTTCGACTCCGGCCGACGGCCTCGGTCGGCGGGGAACCCGACGACGGAAACGACCCCGACGAGGAGGGGAACGTGCTTCGGGGGACCGTCCGTCGATGGCTGAACGAGGGCGACGGCTACCGGGTCGTCCTCGACGTCCGCGACGCCCCCGTCTCGCTGACGGCGCGTGCGACGCCGCACCGCTTCGAGCGAGCGGGGATACGAGACGGCGCCGCCGTGGCGGCCGTCGTCCCGGCGGCGGCGATTCACCTGATCCGGTGAGACGGCCTCGTCTCCGTCCGCTCCGACCGGCTTCGGATGAACAATCCCCCTCCAGCGGCAATATTCTCTCCAATATTTCTAACATCTTTTTTAGACTGCCAGCAGGCTTTTGAATTAACAAATTATTATTATGGAGCATGTCTCGAACGACGGCGGACAAAAACCGATGGCTCATCGCCCTCTCGGCGGTGGCGATTCACCTGTCCATCGGGAGCATCTACGCGTACAGTATCTATCAGATACCGTTGAACGAGTCGCAGGGGTGGGGAACGTCGAGCGTCACGCTCGCGTTCTCCATCGCCATCTTCGTGCTCGGCATTACGGCCGCCTTCCTCGGCAAGTACGTCGAGGAGTACGGACCGCGGCTGGCCGGGTTATCCGCGGCCGTCCTGTACGGTCTCGGGATGGTCGGGTCGGGCGTCAGCGTCCTCATCGGGAGCCTCCCGCTGTTTCTCGCCACGTTCGGCGTCGTCGGCGGGATGGGACTCGGACTCGGCTACATCTCCCCCATCGGAACGCTCGTCGAGTGGTTCCCCGACCGACGCGGGATGGCGACGGGCCTCGCGGTCATGGGCTTCGGCGCCGGCGCCCTCCTGACGGGGCCGCTCGGTAACTTCCTCATTCAGAGCACCGACGTCGCGACGACGTTCTTCGTCCTCGGCGTGCTGTACTTCGTCCTGATGTCGCTCGGCGCGAGTTACCTCGCGAAGCCGCCGGAGGGGTGGCTCCCCGAGGGGATGGAGGACGAGGAGAACGCCCACGAGAAGGCCAAGAGCGCGCTCTCGGGGCTCGACAACCTCACCGCCGTGGAGGCGCGGACGACGCCGCGCTTCTGGATGGTGTGGCTCATCGTCTTCATCAACGTCTCCGCGGGCATCATGCTGCTCGCGTTCGCCTCGCCCATGCTCCAGCAGGTCGGCGGCGCGACGGCGACGACGGCGGCGTTCATCACCGGCTACATCGGCATCTTCAACGGCGGCGGTCGCATCTTCTGGTCGACGCTCTCGGATTACATCGGCCGGACGACCACGTACGGGGCGTTCATGGTCATCCAGATAGTCGCCTTCTTCGTGATGCCGGCGATAACGGCCGTCTGGACGCTCGCGGCGGTCATGTTCCTCGTCATCACCTGCTACGGCGGCGGGTTCGCCTGCCTCCCGGCGTACCTCAGCGACCTCTTCGGCACCGAGGAGGTCAGCGCCATCCACGGCTACGCCCTCACGGCGTGGGGCGTCGCCGGCGTCGCCGGCCCGCAACTCGCCTCGTTCGTCCTCGAAGCGACGGGCAACTACACCAGCGCACTGTACGTCATGAACGGCGCCCTCGTCGTCGGGTTAGTCACGGTCCTCGTTCTCCGCTGGCGCATCGGACGCGTCCAGTCGTCGAATCGGACGAGCGAGACGGCCGCGAGCGACTGACTCGCCGCCTCCTCGGACCCGTCTTTCTCTTCGCTTTTCTCTCCGACCCCAGTCGCGGACTCTCGGCGAAAACGTTTTGTCGATTTAGGTGGGCCTAAACAGTATGCTCGGCGAAGCGACGAACGAGACGGGACCGGCGCGGCCTCCCGCGGCGGGGCGGAGGTAGGTCCCGATGGTGGGAACGACGCTGGTCGAGATACGCGAACACCTCGAAGCGCTGGCGGACGACGAGGGGGAGTTCGCCCTCGTCTGCGGGCGCACCGGCGAGCGGCCTGCTCCGGTCGCAGGCGAGCGGTTCGAGACGCGCGCCGTCGCGCGGAACGCCGCGCGGGCGGCCGAGCAGTACCGCACGGCGCTCCGCCGCTACGACCCGCACCTGCCGTTCTACGACCTCGTGGTGTGCCAGGGCGTCGGCGCGCGCGGCCGCGGCCGGACCGACGCCGTGACCGGCGAGCGAGCGCATCCTGATTCCACAGACTCCGCGAGAGCGGCCGATGCGGCCGCGTCAGACGCCGTTCGGTCGCGGCGCGTCGAGTTCTGTCACGGCGTCGCCGCGGCGGTGTTCGAGACGCTCTCCGAGGCCGGTTACGGCGCCGTCGAGACGGCCGTGATGGACGCCTATCTGGAACTCGCGGAGCGCGTCCCCGACCCCGACGACCTCTGTCTGTGCCTCCTGGAGAGCATGGCGACGGAACTCGACGGGCGACTCTCGGCCGCCGAGCAGGCGGACGTGCTCGCGCGCGCCGCCGACCGACTCGCCTCGGCGGCGGTCGGACCGAAGCGGGTGAAGCGCCCCCTCCGACGGAGTGGAACGAGGCATGCGACGGAACCGGCGCGTCGGTGACGGCGACGCTCGCCCGCCTCCGCGCGTTGGGTCTCGTCGGCGACTACAGCCGTCTGTCGGCACCCGCGACGGACGAGGCGCAGACCGTGGTGGCGGACGTCTCCGGCTACGCGCTCTCGCCGCAGAGCGGCCGACTCCCCGTGCTCCCGGTCGTCCTCGAACTCTCGCGCCGCCGACCCGACCGCCCGCCCTCGGCACTCCGGGTGACCGAGGCGGACGGGGGGTGGCGAGTCGCGTTCGCGTTCTCCGCGACGGACGAACCGGCGGGGCTGACGTGCGCCCCGATTCGACCGGCGGGCGAGACCCGATGACGAACGACGCGCGACGGACCCGCGGCGACGCGTGGGCGTGGGCGCTGCTCTCGCTGTTCGGACCCCCCTCCGCGGACGATGGGACGGACGGAGAGAACGGCGACGGAGCGAGCGGGCGAGAAAGAAGCCGACGCTGACGCCGGTACCCGTACACCCGGTGACCGTACTCTCGGACCTCTTCTCGTTCCCGCCGACTCGAACCGCGTTCTTTTTCACTTTAGGCCCACCTAAACACTCGTGATGAGCGTCGAACGACGACCGTCCGAGGAGGGTTCGGCGGAGTCCGAATCGGCCGCCGCACCCCAGTTGTCCGTCTGCGAGAGCCGCCCCGGTCGGTCGGTGTTCCTCGAATCGGGGAACGCCGACGGCTGGATAGCCAGCGACCTCACGCTCGACGTGGGTGAAAAGCGATGAGCGACGACCCCGAGTCAGACTCCGAACGGACCGTCATCCGTTCGGGACGCGACTTCGAACAGGAGTTCCGCCTCGACGCGCAGGAGGCGGGCGAGTTCCTCGTCGCCCTCGGCGAGCAACTCCGCGACGGCGACGAACTCACTCTCTCGACCGACGAGTGGGAGCTTCCCTTCGCGTTCGGCGAACCCGTCGAACTGGAGATAGACTTCGAGGGCGTCGGCGAACCGGAGCTCGAAATCGAACTCGAACTTCCGGGCCGGACCGACGAGACGGCCCCGAACGTCGACTGAACTCCCTCAGCGGTCGGCGTTCGGGTCGTACTGCGACGACGTCCGGAGGTGGAGTCTGAGCCCGGCGGCCCCGACGGCCGCGAGCAGTCCGGTCGTCCCGGCGACGGCGGCGACGCCCGTCGGCGTGAGCGTGTCCACCGGCCCCTCGCCGACGAAGACGACGCCGCGCATCCCGCGGTCGCCGTACGTCGTGCACTCGTACTTCGAGAGGCCGTCGCCGTCGAACGCGAGGGCGAACTCGTGGTCCGTCCCGCGGACCCGTTCGCTCGCGTAGCCGAGTTCGTCGTCCACCACGTCGTAGGCGCCGGCTGTCCCGACCCACTCCCAGACGACTGTCGTGCCGGGGTCGACGCGTATCGCGGCCGGTTCGAAGGCGAACTCGCCGCCGTTGCCCATCGCCCCCACTTCGACCGTCACCTCCGACTCGCCGCGGCGGTCCGCGACGCCGTCGTAGTTATCTGTCCTGTCCAACCAGCCGTCGAACGACGGTTTCTCCGCGTCGCCGTCGTCGCTCGCGCCGTCGGCGGGTCCGTTCTCCCCTCCGGACCCGCCGGGCAGCGCTACCGCGGCGTCGCCGACGACGAGTGCGCCCCGCATCCCCATCGCCGAGTGGGGCGCGCAGGCGTAGGGGACGACGCCCGCGACGGGCGCCTCGGTCGAGAACGTCGCACCCGCTTCCGAGTAGTACTCGGACTCGAACGACCCGTCCTCGGCGACGACGTTGTGGCTGCCGCCCGCCCCCGTCCACTCCCACGTCACGGTCACGCCGGGGTCGACGCGGACCGCGACCGGCGAGAACCCGAAGTCGCCGCCGTTGCCGGGCGAGCCCACTTTCACCACCACTTCGTCCTCCCCGGTGGCGTCGACGACGGCGTCGGCGCCGTCGGTCTTGGCGAACCACTCGGTCAGGTCCGTCTCCTCCGCCGCGCGAACCGGGCGCGCGAGGAGCGGTCCGCCGACGAGTCCGGCCCCGACCAGCGCGCCGGTGCCGGCGAGCACGTCGCGTCGCGTGCAATCGGTCATGGTTACGCCTCGTACCCCGCGTACGCCATCACCTGCTTGAACAGGTCGGTGTCCATGACGGGCGTGTAGACGATGGCCGTGAGCATCCCGCCCGGATACGACGACCCGTTGCGGACGTGGTCCACCTTGTGGCAGTGGACGAGGTAGATGCCGGGGTCGGCGTCCGCCTCGAACTCGACGGTGTAGCGCTCCGCGGGCGCGACGTTCACCACGTCCTGTTCTATCTGCATCGCCTCGGGGATGGGTGACCCGTCCTTCTCGACGACGCGGAAGCGGTGGTTGTGCAGGTGCATCGGGTGCGCCTGGAAGCCGCCGTTCACCCAGTGGATGCGGACCGTGTCGCCGGGGTCGACGATGAGGGGCGACCCCGTCTCCGGGTGGAACGTCGCCGGCGCCGACTTCCCGTTGACGGTGAACGTGTCCATCTGCCGGGCGGTGATGTCGTAGACGGCGTCCTCGCCGCCGTACTGCCGCGAGAGGCGGGTATCCCACTCCTTGACGGTCATGTAGTACTCTTTGTCAGCGCGCTCGTACCCCTCGGGTTCGACCCGCAGGACGCCGTACATCCCCATGTCCATGTGCCGCGGCGTCTGGTAGTGGCAGTGGTACAGGTGCGTGCCGGCCACGTTGGCCGTAAAGTCGTAGGTGTGCTTCTGGCCGGGTTCGACGGTGACGCCCGTCGTCGTCGGCACGCCGTCGTTCTCCCACGTCTTCCGCAGGCCGTGGACGTGGAACGTGTGCGGCATGTCCATCCCCGTGTTGTCGAGTGTGACGCTGAACTCCTGCCCCTCCGTGATGCGGAGGATGGGCCCCGGCACCGACGGCGTGCCGTCGTCGGCCTGCCACGCCCACACGACGGGGAGCGTGATGGGACCGTTCATCGTCTCGCCCGGGTGCACGTGGTGCACCGCGTTCACCGCCTTCAGCGTCACGTGGTTGTTTCGCTCTTCGAGGCCGACCACTTCCGGCCGGCCGGTCGTCGGCAGGTCGCCTGCGACCTGCGCCGCCGCGCCCGCCGGGTTCACTTTCGTGACCGTCGGCGTCGAACTGGTCAGACACCCGGCCGCGGCGGCCACGCCTGTCGACCCCGTCGCCGCGAGGAACTGTCGTCGCGAGATTCCGTCCCCGGGAGCACCGATTTCACCCTTCATCAGTTTCTCTTTATCGGGGACGGTACATATCGGATACCGGTAACTCCCGAATCGCGAGAATAATGTGTGTGATTCGCACGCATTCACCGGGTAGAGACGCCGGTCGTCGGCGCCTTGAGTTCGCGAAAAGGAGATTCGGTCGTCGGTCGGAAGCCGTCTCCGTTCTCAGGCGCTCGCGCTCGCGTTCGCCGGTGCCTCGGTCTCGGCCGGGGTCGACTCAGCGGCGGTCGCGGTCGCCGTCTCGTCGCTCTCGGTCTCAACCGCCGTCTCAGTCGCGGTCTCGGTCATAGTTTCGGTTTCGGTGGCCGATTCGACTTCGGTTTCCGTCTCGGTCGCGGTCACTGATTCGGTCTGCGTCTCGCTCTCTGTCTCCGTCACCATCTCCGCGCTCGTCTCTTCGTCCGAGTCGGGGAGGTCGGCGAGCGGGTCGGGTTCGTAGAAGCGCCAGAGGCCGTTGTGGCCCTGGTAGGCGTTCTCCTCTTCCTGCTCGAATTCCGTCTTCTTCGAGAACTGATACTCCGCGACCTCCGCGTAACCGCGCTCTATCAGGTCGGCGTTGAGGGTGGCGGTGTCGCCGTCGTCGACGTACACCTGAAGCGTGCCGGAGTCGTCGCGGCGGTCCGCGACGGAGTCCACGTAGATTCGCACCTCTCGGCCTTCAACCTCGCTAGCGACGAAACTGGTCGCCCTGCCGCCCCAGTCGTTGAGCCAGGCTTCGCCGCCCTCTTCGGTCGCCATGCCGAGGTAGTCGTCCTCGGTGTAGTCACCGTCGGGGGCGTCGACGCCAACGAGGTCAACTTTCTCCAAGCGACCGTCGGGGAACTCCACGAGCAGACTGTCGCCGTCGGCGGCCATCGTGACCGTCACGGTCCATTCGGTCTTCGGTTCGGGTTCGGTTTCAGTCTCCGTCTCGGTCTCAGTCGCCGTTTCCTCCTCGTCCGAGTCGGGGAGGTCGGCGAGCGGGTCGGGTTCGTTGAAGCGCCAGAGGCCGTTGTGGCCCTGGTAGGCGTTCTCCTCTTCCTGCTCGAACGCCTCTTTCTTCGAGAACGAGTAGTCGGCGACTTCGGCGTAACCGCGCTCTATCAGGTCGGCGTTGAGGGTGGCGGTGTCGCCGTCGTCAACGTACACTTGGAGGGTGCCGGAGTCGTCGCGGCGGTCGGCGACCGAGTCGACGTAGATCCGCACGTCTCGCCCGCCGATTTCGTCGCTTACGAAGCCGGTCGCCTTGCCGCCCCAGTCGTCGAGCCAAGCCTCGCCGCCGTCTTCCGTCGCCATCCCCTCGAAGTCGTCCTCCGAGTAGTCACCGTCGGGGGCGTCGACGCCGACGAGGTCTACTTTCTCCAAGCGACCGTCGGGGAACTCCACGAGCAGACTGTCGCCGTCGGCGACCGTCGTGACCGTCACGTTCCACTCGGTCTGCGGTTCGGGTTCAGTCTGCGCTTCGAGAGCGCTTGCGGACGACGTCGTCGCCGCTCCGTCGTCGTCGGCCGTCTCACCGTCGGACGCGCTGCCGTCCGTATCGGCGTCCGAGGAGGCGGCGGCTGACGGGTTATCGTCCGCGCTTGACGCGTCGTCGGAGGTGTCGGAGTCCGACGTGGAGGAGTCGGAGGCGGAAGCGTCGGACTCGGGCGCGTCGTCGTCAGCCGACGCGGATTCGTCGTCCGAGTCGTCGCTCGACTGCGCCTCTGTAGTCGTCTCCGTGTCGTCGGCGTTCGCCGACTCCTCGCCCGCGTCCGTCGCGGGGACGGTCGCGGACTCGGCGTCCGTCGCTGTCGCGGAGAGGGTCGAGGCGGCGGCCTCCCCGCGCGTCGAGTCGGCCGCCGTACTGTCTACCGATTCGTTGCTCCTCACGATATCGCCGTCGGAGGATGCCGATTGCGTACCCGCAGCGGTGCAGCCCGCCGTGACGAGGAGGAGGGCGACCACGAGTGTTGCCAGCCGGGACATTCTGTTTGAAATCACTCCATGATAGGACATATAATTCAGCATAATTCTCCGTGATATAATATCGTGTTAGAATGAGTTTCTCTATTTACTACTATTTTAACCGCGGTTGTACGCGGCTAACTCGCCGGAACACGGGCGTTAGGGCGAAACTTCCGCTCGAACGGTCGAACGGCGGACCGCCCGTCATTCGCCCCCGTCGAGGGTCCTCTCGGGTCAGTGAGGTTTCAGATATCTCTCCGCGAAGTCCGAATCGACGGTTCGCACGACGCCCGTGTTCGGGAGGTCCTTCCGCTTCGCACCCGCCAACCGACCCGTCGAAACCTTCGGTTACGAACTTCATTCCGGGCTCGTTACACGAAATATGTCCGTGCAGTAAGGTCACAATTAGAGGCAAAAAAGGTCGTGTCCGGCCGTCGCGCGCGAAATCGATGCGCGGCACGGAAACGGACGGTAGGAGGCTTCAGCGTGCGGTTTTTACGTTTCGGCGCCGCCGCGCCGCGACGGACGGAAGCGCGCGTGCGCGGAGACCGGCAGGTCGGCGCGGACGACGCGCTCACGAGTGCTGAGATGGTCTTTCGAGCGCGTTCGTCCGTCGGATTTCCCTCGGCAACCCCCGGAGTCGGTGCGCCAGCGTGGTCGACGGTGCGTCGAGGCGCATCGTTTCTCGCGCGTCGTGTCGAACTGTACCCCTCGAAGATAGGCTCTTGTCCGTCGCTCGCGGACTCCCCGCATGGACGAGCAGAGTGGGTCGAACCTGGACTGGAGGGCTGCGGCGGGACTCTCACACTGCCCGTCGGCGTCGGCGCGGTGACCGAGAGTCCGCTGTTGGGGGTCGCCGCGGCGTGCTGTCTGCTTTTCGCCGTCGGTGTCATCTACCCGTTCGCCGCGTTCACGGCCGAATCGGGGTGAACGAGCGGTGAAGCGCCCGCCGGTCGGTCCATCGCTCCGACGCTCCGGCTATCCGAGCACCACGTCCAGCGTCAGCATGATGATGGCGCCGGCCATCATTCCGAGCGTCGCGAGTCGCTCGTGGCCGTGCATGTGCGTCTCGGGGATTATCTCGTCGCCGATGACGTACAGCATCCCGCCGGCGGCGAACCCCATCGCATACGGGAGGACGGGGGCGGCGACGACGACGGCCCACGCGCCGAGGAGCGCCAGCGGAATCTCAACGGCGCCCGCGCGGATGCCGGCGACGGCGGCGTAGTAGCGCCGACCCATCCCGGCGTTGACGGCGGCCACGGAGACGGCCAACCCCTCGGGGATGTTCTGGATGCCGATAGCGAGCATGAGAGCGATAGCGTTGCTCACGTCGCCCGACCCGAATCCGACGCCGACGGCCAGTCCCTCGGGCATGTTGTGGAGCGTGATGGCGACGGTGAACAGGAGGACGCCGAGGACGCGCGAGTCGGCGTCCCGCGCCATCTCCTCGGCCCGCTTTATCCCGCCGTCCGTCTCCGCCCGTTCTGACAACCGTCCGCTGACGAGGGGGCTGACGTACCGAACCCAGTGTTCGGCCTGGTCGAGGAGGGCGACGCCGAGGACGAACCCGACGAGCACCGGAACGATGCCGGCGAACTCGAACCCTCCGACGGCGAAGGGCCGATAGGAGGAGTCGGAGGCGAACTCGATGCCGGGCAAGAGCAGACTCGTGAAACTCGCCGACAGCATCACGCCCGCGGCGACGCCCAACGACCCGTCCAGCGCGCGTTCGGTCGGATTCCGCCACACCAGCACCAACACCGCCCCGAGCAGGTTCATCCCGGCGATGACGACGCCGCCCGCGAGACCCTGCATCACGGGATTCGTTCCGACGATATCGACGAACGTCTGTTCTACGGACGCCACGCTCGGTATCCTCCGAAACCGGTGAGATTCGACATGCTCTATCTGTGACGGAGAGCAACGTAAAGCTGTAGCCGGACGTACCGACGCGTGGCCGGTCACCGTTTCCGCGGATTCGCGCCGCTCGGCCGGCCGAACGACCCCACAAGAGTTATCCAGACTGAACGTTCACTTTTCGCCATGGAGCGGAACTCGCAGAAGCGACCGTGGCTCGCCGCCCTCTTCGGGTTGGTCACGGGTGCCGGTCATCTCTATCTCCGACGGTGGAAACGGGCGGTGGGGTGGATCGGTCTCTCGTTCGCCACGTCGCTGTTGGTCGTCGACCCCGCCGCGCTACAGGCGTTCTACGAGGGGACGGGACCCATCGAACCCGTCCTGCCGGTGCTCGTCGTCGGTTTCGCCAGCCTATTCGACGCCTACTTCCTCGCGCGGGCGCAGAACGAGGCGGCGCGCCGCACCGTCGACGCGGACGGGACCATCACGCACTGTCCCCACTGCGGCAAGGAACTCGACGGCGA
Protein-coding regions in this window:
- a CDS encoding molybdate ABC transporter permease subunit; translation: MFPTPSRTDAAGRFDRLSVALLLGAVLLCYYLVPLLSLLVAQSPAAVLRRLSDPAVVSAASTSLAASTVSAAVATVFGLPLAYWLARADGRAATLVTAVVVLPLVLPPIVSGMVLLTVVGPGTFLGDLGASAGVPLTRSLAGVVLAQTFVASPFVVVTAKSAFEGVDRSLEHASRSLGKSRLSTVRRVTLPLAWPGVVAGITLAFARSMGEFGATIMLAYYPRTMPVQIWVSFSTLGLENAFPVAVVLLGVAVATLVALNALGTNPLE
- a CDS encoding ABC transporter ATP-binding protein — its product is MLELTGLRKSYAGFEFGPADLAVDSEVLCVLGPSGSGKTTLLSVVAGILSPDAGRVSLDGRRLDGLPPERRRTGIVFQDGALFPHMTARENVAYAADGDDSVEELADLLEIRDALDRKPAALSGGERQRVALARTLAADPDALLLDEPLSSLDAPIRNRLRDELHDLFDSLDVPVVYVTHDQRTATALGDRIAVLRDGTVEQVGTPADVLDRPRSEFVARFTGTDNLFDATVTGRADGGDGSDAGDEVRLRVGDLRLRAAAPPGAPAEGDVVACVRPSRVRLRPTASVGGEPDDGNDPDEEGNVLRGTVRRWLNEGDGYRVVLDVRDAPVSLTARATPHRFERAGIRDGAAVAAVVPAAAIHLIR
- a CDS encoding L-lactate MFS transporter, encoding MSRTTADKNRWLIALSAVAIHLSIGSIYAYSIYQIPLNESQGWGTSSVTLAFSIAIFVLGITAAFLGKYVEEYGPRLAGLSAAVLYGLGMVGSGVSVLIGSLPLFLATFGVVGGMGLGLGYISPIGTLVEWFPDRRGMATGLAVMGFGAGALLTGPLGNFLIQSTDVATTFFVLGVLYFVLMSLGASYLAKPPEGWLPEGMEDEENAHEKAKSALSGLDNLTAVEARTTPRFWMVWLIVFINVSAGIMLLAFASPMLQQVGGATATTAAFITGYIGIFNGGGRIFWSTLSDYIGRTTTYGAFMVIQIVAFFVMPAITAVWTLAAVMFLVITCYGGGFACLPAYLSDLFGTEEVSAIHGYALTAWGVAGVAGPQLASFVLEATGNYTSALYVMNGALVVGLVTVLVLRWRIGRVQSSNRTSETAASD
- a CDS encoding DUF7551 domain-containing protein, with amino-acid sequence MVGTTLVEIREHLEALADDEGEFALVCGRTGERPAPVAGERFETRAVARNAARAAEQYRTALRRYDPHLPFYDLVVCQGVGARGRGRTDAVTGERAHPDSTDSARAADAAASDAVRSRRVEFCHGVAAAVFETLSEAGYGAVETAVMDAYLELAERVPDPDDLCLCLLESMATELDGRLSAAEQADVLARAADRLASAAVGPKRVKRPLRRSGTRHATEPARR
- a CDS encoding DUF7551 domain-containing protein — translated: MTATLARLRALGLVGDYSRLSAPATDEAQTVVADVSGYALSPQSGRLPVLPVVLELSRRRPDRPPSALRVTEADGGWRVAFAFSATDEPAGLTCAPIRPAGETR
- a CDS encoding amphi-Trp domain-containing protein, with translation MSDDPESDSERTVIRSGRDFEQEFRLDAQEAGEFLVALGEQLRDGDELTLSTDEWELPFAFGEPVELEIDFEGVGEPELEIELELPGRTDETAPNVD
- a CDS encoding halocyanin domain-containing protein; translation: MTDCTRRDVLAGTGALVGAGLVGGPLLARPVRAAEETDLTEWFAKTDGADAVVDATGEDEVVVKVGSPGNGGDFGFSPVAVRVDPGVTVTWEWTGAGGSHNVVAEDGSFESEYYSEAGATFSTEAPVAGVVPYACAPHSAMGMRGALVVGDAAVALPGGSGGENGPADGASDDGDAEKPSFDGWLDRTDNYDGVADRRGESEVTVEVGAMGNGGEFAFEPAAIRVDPGTTVVWEWVGTAGAYDVVDDELGYASERVRGTDHEFALAFDGDGLSKYECTTYGDRGMRGVVFVGEGPVDTLTPTGVAAVAGTTGLLAAVGAAGLRLHLRTSSQYDPNADR
- a CDS encoding multicopper oxidase domain-containing protein; this encodes MKGEIGAPGDGISRRQFLAATGSTGVAAAAGCLTSSTPTVTKVNPAGAAAQVAGDLPTTGRPEVVGLEERNNHVTLKAVNAVHHVHPGETMNGPITLPVVWAWQADDGTPSVPGPILRITEGQEFSVTLDNTGMDMPHTFHVHGLRKTWENDGVPTTTGVTVEPGQKHTYDFTANVAGTHLYHCHYQTPRHMDMGMYGVLRVEPEGYERADKEYYMTVKEWDTRLSRQYGGEDAVYDITARQMDTFTVNGKSAPATFHPETGSPLIVDPGDTVRIHWVNGGFQAHPMHLHNHRFRVVEKDGSPIPEAMQIEQDVVNVAPAERYTVEFEADADPGIYLVHCHKVDHVRNGSSYPGGMLTAIVYTPVMDTDLFKQVMAYAGYEA
- a CDS encoding thermonuclease family protein, which produces MSRLATLVVALLLVTAGCTAAGTQSASSDGDIVRSNESVDSTAADSTRGEAAASTLSATATDAESATVPATDAGEESANADDTETTTEAQSSDDSDDESASADDDAPESDASASDSSTSDSDTSDDASSADDNPSAAASSDADTDGSASDGETADDDGAATTSSASALEAQTEPEPQTEWNVTVTTVADGDSLLVEFPDGRLEKVDLVGVDAPDGDYSEDDFEGMATEDGGEAWLDDWGGKATGFVSDEIGGRDVRIYVDSVADRRDDSGTLQVYVDDGDTATLNADLIERGYAEVADYSFSKKEAFEQEEENAYQGHNGLWRFNEPDPLADLPDSDEEETATETETETETEPEPKTEWTVTVTMAADGDSLLVEFPDGRLEKVDLVGVDAPDGDYTEDDYLGMATEEGGEAWLNDWGGRATSFVASEVEGREVRIYVDSVADRRDDSGTLQVYVDDGDTATLNADLIERGYAEVAEYQFSKKTEFEQEEENAYQGHNGLWRFYEPDPLADLPDSDEETSAEMVTETESETQTESVTATETETEVESATETETMTETATETAVETESDETATATAAESTPAETEAPANASASA
- a CDS encoding ZIP family metal transporter, coding for MASVEQTFVDIVGTNPVMQGLAGGVVIAGMNLLGAVLVLVWRNPTERALDGSLGVAAGVMLSASFTSLLLPGIEFASDSSYRPFAVGGFEFAGIVPVLVGFVLGVALLDQAEHWVRYVSPLVSGRLSERAETDGGIKRAEEMARDADSRVLGVLLFTVAITLHNMPEGLAVGVGFGSGDVSNAIALMLAIGIQNIPEGLAVSVAAVNAGMGRRYYAAVAGIRAGAVEIPLALLGAWAVVVAAPVLPYAMGFAAGGMLYVIGDEIIPETHMHGHERLATLGMMAGAIIMLTLDVVLG
- a CDS encoding zinc ribbon domain-containing protein, which translates into the protein MERNSQKRPWLAALFGLVTGAGHLYLRRWKRAVGWIGLSFATSLLVVDPAALQAFYEGTGPIEPVLPVLVVGFASLFDAYFLARAQNEAARRTVDADGTITHCPHCGKELDGDVDFCPWCTTELDEFRVASPADSAFDSDSDADARE